The Thaumasiovibrio subtropicus genome window below encodes:
- a CDS encoding LacI family DNA-binding transcriptional regulator, which produces MRPTIKDVAREANVSISTVSYAINNSDRISEKTRKHVLEVAKRLNYSANSNAKRLRQKNVGAIGIFFNSWFGPIYSELVQGIERKVHEMGYDLIACSLFGGADSTAHRYMKDQMIDGAIILSNAFDDEFLRTVASSDVPIVVLDREIKADNIYNILIDNFGGAFAATKKLIGMGCEEVYFFGGPEDSYDNQKRLEGYIAALGFYNVKFNNDLIVRSDFTEDDAYQKMKTMIAAGNVPNAIFSANDEMALGILRAALENNIKVPEQLKVIGFDNIRESERTIPPLSTVTHQKFEMGAKAVEILFNAMNGESKTEIEPVTILPTHLVERESF; this is translated from the coding sequence ATGAGGCCTACTATCAAAGATGTTGCAAGGGAAGCCAATGTGTCGATTTCGACCGTCTCCTATGCAATCAACAATAGCGACCGCATCAGCGAGAAAACGCGTAAGCATGTTCTCGAAGTTGCCAAGCGGCTGAACTATTCAGCCAACAGTAACGCAAAGCGTCTACGTCAGAAAAACGTGGGTGCAATTGGTATCTTCTTCAACTCTTGGTTTGGTCCTATCTACAGTGAGTTGGTGCAAGGTATTGAGCGTAAAGTTCACGAAATGGGTTATGACTTGATCGCATGCAGTTTGTTTGGTGGGGCAGATTCTACCGCACACCGCTACATGAAAGATCAGATGATTGATGGGGCAATCATCTTGAGTAACGCCTTTGACGATGAGTTTTTGCGTACTGTGGCATCGAGTGATGTCCCTATTGTGGTGCTTGACCGCGAGATTAAGGCCGACAACATTTACAACATTCTCATTGATAACTTCGGCGGCGCATTTGCGGCGACCAAGAAGTTGATTGGCATGGGGTGTGAAGAGGTTTACTTCTTCGGTGGTCCGGAAGACTCTTACGACAACCAGAAACGTCTGGAAGGTTATATCGCCGCACTTGGCTTCTACAATGTGAAATTTAACAATGACTTAATTGTCCGTTCTGATTTCACAGAAGACGATGCGTACCAGAAAATGAAGACGATGATCGCGGCAGGTAACGTACCAAACGCGATATTCTCAGCAAACGATGAAATGGCGCTTGGTATTCTACGCGCGGCATTAGAAAACAATATTAAAGTGCCTGAGCAGTTAAAAGTGATTGGCTTCGATAATATTCGCGAATCTGAAAGAACGATTCCACCATTAAGTACTGTGACCCACCAGAAATTTGAAATGGGTGCAAAAGCAGTCGAAATATTGTTTAACGCAATGAATGGTGAATCTAAAACTGAGATTGAACCTGTTACCATTTTGCCAACGCATTTGGTAGAGCGCGAGAGTTTTTAA
- a CDS encoding GH36-type glycosyl hydrolase domain-containing protein has product MIHSISDSYHHVSNGHLTLAFSENNVLQSIRANSVMVNLYEPSEFEYALSNVYLRTKSSEGIAFTPLISFNDNLRTFRNEAGQVGWVTETHAFRATVMISLAADLNAVYYTTKVENLIDNDFSYDLVFGQDLALADEGGVKSNECYVSQYLDHQVFNTEETGYVVCSRQNLPQSTGNPCTQVGTLTDKVVGFSTDGYQFFGKDFRFDPTPAVLSQPNLANERFQFEMGYVALQTETQTLTAGQSSDAVFYIHFADNLAGSNVTEAADNAPLQAAYVAPEMAIASEQRLPAFFLNAENVLLGESLSDDDVTALFGETRRFAEKDGEQLLSFFYGEENSDSRYVTLAEKERLLERSTGHMISSGNNQNFVNGVMSSTHGMYGVFNSHVVVGNTSFNKLLGVDRTSLNLFRFSGQRIWVKEGDDFRVLTMPSAFETGLNFSRWFYKYNGGMIKVTSFSANDVATVQLDIETENLPTLDVVVTNQLLMGNNERDALVSVERDGEHLTVRGDFSLMTESYPTLHYSLLADSALAEVSMVQAGDKPRYLMFTGSIAKKASLTMTGVIDETVAQKAQKIDFDTEVNLYHKGQSALTNHFNVSFENDAYNAQKLNETMQWFTHNALVHYATPHGLEQYSGAAWGTRDVSQGPFELFMSMQRYDRVVDLLKTIYSHQHIETGTWPQWFMFDKYAKIQQEDCHGDIVVWPLKAIADYLTATGDLSVLDIEVPYTSIEDGFAFTSESYTVFAHVERQIKHIIDNLIPGTSLSCYGDGDWDDTLQPANQALRENMVSGWTIPLTLQSLKTMANALQGEPRFAPFVSQITELATNMEADYHKLLIKDGVIAGFIHLANKDVEQVEYLLHPSDEKTGIKYRLLPASRSIISETFNKEMAESHMAIIEENLVHPDGVRLMEKMAEYNGGKQSYFKRAELAANLGREVGLQYCHAHIRFIEALCKMGKADQVLENLYKIVPLGIQECVPNAEIRQSNAYFSSSDGKFNDRYEAYRDFDKLKQGEVAVKGGWRIYSSGPGIYINQVISSVFGLRFDNEALVVDPVLATSLGTSTLDFAVHGKPCRFEIRPEQGAHTPKRMTINGNEVEFAVTENAYRTGGALVEKAVLDANLVAESNHIVVWL; this is encoded by the coding sequence ATGATTCACTCTATTTCCGATTCATATCATCACGTGTCCAACGGTCACTTGACGCTGGCATTTTCTGAAAACAACGTATTACAGAGCATCCGCGCAAACTCTGTAATGGTGAACCTCTACGAGCCAAGTGAGTTTGAATATGCATTGTCAAACGTCTACTTGCGTACCAAGAGTAGTGAAGGTATCGCATTTACTCCGCTAATCTCTTTTAACGACAACTTGCGCACTTTCCGCAATGAAGCGGGTCAGGTTGGTTGGGTGACAGAAACCCACGCATTCCGTGCAACGGTGATGATCAGCCTAGCGGCAGATCTGAATGCCGTTTACTACACCACTAAAGTTGAAAACCTGATCGACAACGACTTCAGTTATGACCTCGTGTTTGGTCAAGACCTTGCCCTTGCGGATGAAGGTGGCGTGAAGAGTAACGAGTGCTACGTCAGCCAGTATCTTGATCATCAAGTTTTCAACACGGAAGAAACGGGCTATGTCGTCTGCTCTCGTCAAAACTTGCCGCAAAGCACGGGTAACCCATGTACTCAGGTGGGTACTTTAACGGACAAAGTGGTGGGCTTCTCTACCGATGGCTACCAGTTCTTTGGCAAAGATTTCCGATTTGACCCAACGCCAGCGGTATTGTCGCAACCTAACCTAGCCAATGAGCGTTTCCAATTCGAGATGGGTTATGTTGCCCTACAAACTGAAACGCAAACGTTGACCGCAGGCCAAAGCTCAGATGCTGTTTTCTACATTCACTTTGCGGATAACTTAGCGGGTTCAAACGTCACAGAAGCCGCGGATAATGCGCCACTTCAAGCCGCTTATGTCGCCCCTGAGATGGCAATCGCGAGCGAGCAACGCCTTCCCGCGTTTTTCTTGAACGCCGAGAATGTATTGCTAGGTGAGAGCCTGAGCGATGACGATGTCACTGCGCTGTTTGGTGAAACACGCCGCTTTGCAGAAAAAGACGGTGAGCAACTGCTTTCTTTCTTCTACGGAGAAGAGAACTCAGATAGCCGCTACGTGACCTTGGCAGAGAAAGAGCGTTTACTGGAGCGTTCAACGGGACACATGATCTCATCGGGCAATAACCAGAACTTTGTGAATGGTGTGATGAGCTCAACCCACGGCATGTATGGCGTGTTCAACTCGCACGTTGTGGTTGGCAATACCTCGTTCAACAAGCTTCTGGGTGTTGATCGCACGTCTCTGAACCTGTTCCGTTTTAGTGGTCAGCGCATTTGGGTGAAAGAGGGCGATGATTTCCGCGTTCTAACCATGCCTTCTGCTTTTGAAACGGGGCTGAACTTCTCGCGTTGGTTCTACAAATACAACGGCGGCATGATCAAGGTAACCAGCTTCAGTGCCAACGATGTTGCCACCGTTCAGTTGGATATCGAAACCGAAAATCTGCCAACACTGGACGTCGTGGTGACAAACCAACTGCTGATGGGCAACAACGAGCGTGATGCGCTGGTGTCTGTTGAGCGTGATGGTGAACACCTGACCGTGCGTGGTGATTTCTCACTCATGACGGAGTCTTACCCAACACTGCATTACTCGCTACTGGCAGATAGCGCGCTAGCTGAAGTGTCTATGGTACAGGCGGGAGATAAGCCACGTTACCTGATGTTTACGGGTTCGATTGCCAAGAAAGCCAGCCTCACCATGACAGGTGTCATTGACGAAACTGTGGCTCAAAAAGCGCAGAAAATTGATTTTGACACAGAAGTAAACCTCTACCACAAAGGGCAAAGTGCGCTTACAAATCACTTCAATGTGAGTTTTGAAAACGACGCTTACAACGCACAGAAGCTGAACGAAACCATGCAATGGTTCACGCATAACGCCTTAGTGCACTATGCCACGCCACATGGCCTAGAGCAGTACTCTGGTGCCGCATGGGGGACGCGTGATGTGTCGCAAGGTCCATTTGAACTCTTTATGTCGATGCAGCGTTATGATCGTGTGGTGGATCTCCTGAAAACCATCTATAGCCACCAGCACATTGAAACCGGTACGTGGCCGCAGTGGTTCATGTTCGATAAGTACGCAAAAATCCAGCAAGAAGACTGCCACGGCGACATCGTTGTTTGGCCATTGAAAGCGATTGCGGATTACTTGACGGCAACGGGCGATCTGAGCGTATTGGATATTGAAGTCCCTTACACCAGCATTGAAGATGGCTTCGCGTTCACGTCAGAGAGCTATACCGTATTTGCGCACGTTGAACGCCAGATCAAGCACATCATCGATAACCTGATTCCGGGGACGTCGCTCTCTTGCTATGGCGATGGTGACTGGGATGACACGCTACAGCCTGCAAACCAAGCCCTGCGTGAGAACATGGTGAGTGGTTGGACAATCCCGCTGACCCTGCAATCGCTGAAAACCATGGCGAATGCCCTTCAAGGTGAGCCTCGTTTTGCGCCTTTTGTTTCGCAAATCACCGAGCTTGCGACCAATATGGAAGCGGATTACCACAAGTTACTGATTAAAGATGGTGTCATTGCTGGTTTCATTCACTTAGCGAACAAAGATGTTGAGCAGGTTGAATACCTTCTGCACCCATCCGATGAAAAAACCGGCATTAAATACCGTTTACTGCCAGCCTCTCGCTCTATCATCTCCGAAACGTTTAACAAAGAGATGGCAGAGAGCCACATGGCGATCATTGAGGAGAACTTGGTTCACCCTGATGGCGTGCGATTGATGGAAAAAATGGCCGAATACAATGGCGGTAAGCAAAGCTACTTCAAGCGTGCTGAGCTGGCTGCCAACCTCGGTCGTGAAGTCGGTCTGCAATATTGCCACGCTCATATCCGCTTCATTGAAGCGCTTTGTAAGATGGGTAAAGCGGATCAAGTACTTGAAAACTTGTACAAAATCGTCCCACTTGGCATTCAGGAATGTGTACCGAATGCAGAGATTCGCCAATCGAACGCCTACTTCTCAAGTTCGGATGGCAAGTTCAACGATCGCTATGAAGCGTACCGTGACTTCGACAAGTTGAAGCAAGGTGAGGTAGCCGTGAAAGGTGGCTGGCGTATCTACTCGAGTGGCCCTGGCATCTACATTAACCAAGTGATCAGCAGTGTGTTTGGCTTGCGTTTTGATAACGAAGCGCTGGTTGTGGACCCAGTACTGGCAACATCGCTGGGTACGTCAACACTCGATTTTGCGGTTCACGGTAAACCATGCCGTTTTGAGATTCGTCCTGAGCAGGGTGCACATACACCTAAGCGTATGACGATTAACGGAAATGAGGTTGAGTTTGCAGTGACTGAGAATGCATATCGTACTGGTGGCGCACTGGTCGAGAAAGCGGTATTGGATGCAAACTTGGTTGCAGAATCTAACCACATTGTTGTCTGGCTGTAA
- a CDS encoding ABC transporter ATP-binding protein, producing the protein MAQVKLQNINKVYKNGFHAVRDFCLDIKEGEFMVLVGPSGCAKSTTLRMIAGLESISSGELHIGDKLCNDAAPKDRGIAMVFQNYALYPHMTVRQNLAFGLETRKKPKDVIERRVNEAAELLEITDLLDRKPGQMSGGQCQRVALGRAMVRKPEVFLFDEPLSNLDAKLRVSMRMRISRLHEQLKADGRPATMVYVTHDQVEAMTMGDRICVMNKGEIMQVDTPLNLYHKPANRFVAEFIGSPNMNIMEGMLSQNDNGELAVVLGKHRVALPASMQAGLVNYVGKPIAFGLRPEHIDILDEQTGLDATITEVEEMGPEAFVHLNFHGYSLICKRVNPESPLRRNSEHQISFNMDKCHIFDKETGLNISLPTC; encoded by the coding sequence ATGGCTCAGGTCAAGCTGCAAAATATCAATAAAGTCTACAAGAATGGTTTCCATGCTGTCCGTGATTTCTGTCTGGACATCAAGGAAGGTGAGTTCATGGTGCTGGTTGGCCCATCGGGCTGTGCCAAGTCTACTACGCTACGCATGATTGCCGGGCTAGAAAGTATTTCAAGTGGTGAACTGCACATTGGTGACAAACTCTGTAATGACGCGGCACCCAAAGATCGCGGTATCGCGATGGTGTTTCAGAACTACGCCCTTTACCCACATATGACGGTGCGCCAAAACTTGGCATTTGGTCTTGAAACGCGCAAGAAACCCAAAGATGTCATTGAGCGTCGTGTCAACGAAGCCGCCGAGCTCCTTGAGATTACCGATTTGCTCGATCGCAAGCCGGGTCAAATGTCGGGCGGTCAGTGCCAGCGTGTCGCGCTTGGCCGTGCCATGGTCCGCAAACCTGAAGTGTTTCTTTTCGATGAGCCGCTATCAAACCTTGATGCCAAGCTACGTGTGTCGATGCGTATGCGTATTAGCCGTCTTCATGAGCAGCTTAAAGCCGATGGCCGTCCTGCCACTATGGTGTATGTCACCCATGATCAAGTGGAAGCCATGACGATGGGAGACCGTATCTGTGTGATGAACAAAGGTGAAATCATGCAGGTCGATACGCCGCTGAATCTGTACCACAAACCCGCCAATCGTTTTGTTGCCGAGTTTATTGGTTCGCCAAACATGAACATCATGGAAGGCATGTTAAGCCAAAACGATAACGGTGAACTGGCGGTGGTACTGGGTAAGCATCGCGTCGCATTGCCGGCGAGCATGCAGGCGGGTTTGGTCAACTATGTAGGTAAGCCGATTGCATTTGGTCTGCGCCCAGAACATATCGATATTCTTGATGAGCAAACGGGTCTCGATGCCACCATTACTGAGGTGGAAGAGATGGGACCCGAAGCCTTTGTTCATCTCAACTTCCACGGTTACTCGCTGATCTGTAAGCGGGTTAATCCTGAATCGCCACTGCGTCGAAACAGTGAGCATCAAATCAGTTTCAATATGGATAAATGCCATATCTTTGACAAGGAAACGGGACTCAATATTTCGCTTCCTACTTGCTAA
- a CDS encoding sulfatase family protein — MKPTFLARVLSGLVLTSGFVHAEATQPNILYIMSDDHAVQALSAYGHPISQLAPTPNIDRIAQNGALFTRSYVTNSLCGPSRAAMLTGKFGHENGFMFNGQVFDGTQPNWPNTLQRNGYTTAMIGKWHINRIPNGFEFDHWDILNDQGEYYNPDFITPDGVTMEMGYTTDLITEKTLTWLDETRDKSKPFALLMHHKAPHRNWMPAPRHTQLFEEVVFPLPDNFHDSYAGRKAAANQSMTIAHHTQEGHDLKMTVAKGEDEWREDIWPHLLARLTDEQREAWDAAYRDRNDYMNANEAAWSDVEMAEWKYQRYMQDYLATIVAVDESVGAVLDYLEEADLLENTLVVYTSDQGFFLGEHGFYDKRFMYEESFSTPLVMQLPGVIAPGTEVDALVQNIDYAPTFLQLAGMAVPEAIHGRSLLPLLTEAEPHDASIEGKAASTDGWRDALYYHYYEYPGFHDVARHYGVFDGRYKLIHFYNPGDDWEFYDLETDPSEMHNAINDPQYHQEVARLRARLAALQQEYRVAPIETWRDAPLERVPNPSLESLFPESFQ; from the coding sequence ATGAAACCAACGTTTTTAGCCCGTGTATTGAGTGGCTTAGTTCTGACTTCTGGCTTTGTTCACGCCGAGGCGACGCAACCGAACATTCTTTACATCATGTCTGATGATCACGCCGTGCAAGCGCTGAGTGCCTATGGTCATCCTATCTCTCAACTCGCGCCGACACCGAACATCGACCGCATCGCCCAAAATGGTGCGCTGTTTACTCGCTCTTATGTCACGAATTCACTCTGTGGCCCGAGCCGCGCGGCGATGCTAACGGGTAAATTTGGTCATGAGAATGGCTTTATGTTCAATGGCCAAGTCTTTGATGGTACACAGCCAAACTGGCCGAATACGTTACAACGCAATGGCTATACCACCGCGATGATCGGGAAATGGCACATTAACCGTATCCCGAATGGGTTTGAGTTCGATCACTGGGATATTTTGAATGATCAAGGTGAGTACTATAACCCTGACTTTATCACGCCCGATGGGGTGACGATGGAGATGGGGTATACCACGGATCTGATCACCGAGAAGACCTTAACTTGGTTAGACGAGACCCGCGACAAATCGAAACCCTTTGCGCTGCTGATGCACCATAAAGCGCCGCATCGCAATTGGATGCCTGCGCCACGTCATACCCAATTGTTCGAAGAGGTAGTCTTCCCACTTCCCGACAATTTCCACGACAGCTATGCGGGGCGAAAAGCCGCCGCCAATCAGTCGATGACTATCGCCCATCACACCCAAGAAGGGCACGATCTAAAAATGACGGTGGCGAAAGGCGAAGACGAATGGCGCGAAGACATCTGGCCGCATCTATTGGCGCGTCTTACTGACGAGCAGCGTGAGGCATGGGATGCGGCCTATCGTGATCGCAATGACTATATGAATGCCAATGAAGCGGCGTGGAGCGATGTGGAGATGGCAGAGTGGAAGTACCAACGCTACATGCAAGATTATCTCGCGACCATAGTGGCGGTGGATGAAAGTGTCGGTGCCGTGTTGGATTATCTTGAAGAGGCGGATCTGCTGGAAAACACCTTGGTGGTTTATACCTCGGACCAAGGGTTCTTCTTGGGGGAGCATGGCTTTTATGACAAACGCTTCATGTATGAAGAGTCTTTCTCCACCCCGCTAGTGATGCAGCTACCGGGTGTCATTGCGCCGGGTACCGAGGTGGATGCCTTGGTGCAAAATATCGATTACGCCCCAACTTTCTTACAGTTGGCGGGTATGGCAGTGCCAGAGGCGATACATGGTCGCTCTCTTTTACCATTGCTAACCGAAGCGGAACCACATGACGCCTCAATAGAAGGGAAAGCCGCGTCGACAGACGGTTGGCGAGATGCCCTTTACTACCACTACTACGAGTATCCGGGTTTCCACGATGTGGCGCGACATTATGGTGTGTTTGATGGTCGTTATAAACTGATCCACTTCTACAACCCGGGCGATGACTGGGAGTTTTATGATTTGGAGACCGATCCCTCTGAAATGCATAATGCGATCAACGATCCCCAGTATCACCAAGAGGTGGCAAGGCTCAGAGCGCGCTTAGCCGCATTACAACAAGAATACCGAGTCGCCCCGATTGAAACATGGCGAGACGCGCCGTTAGAGCGTGTGCCTAACCCCTCTTTGGAATCGCTGTTTCCCGAGAGTTTTCAATAA
- the bglX gene encoding beta-glucosidase BglX, with the protein MNKKLLPSAIALGISLSLPATAATMFRDTINVERTPAPVSQTHWQDNKAEMDAFIDGLIAKMTLKEKIGQLDLQSGFRNVTGPFINDEYEAQIRSGQVGAIFNAYGADFGRALQKLAVEETRLGIPLIVGHDIIHGHKTIFPQSIGEAATWDLEAAKLSAQVAAKEAAADGIMWTFAPMADLVRDPRWGRVSESAGEDVFLSTAMAVARVEGFQGDDLAATDTVMATAKHFVGYGLAQAGRDYHTTDVSEHELWTTQMPPFKAMVDAGVATFMTAFNDLNGVPATGSQFLLTDVLRDQWGFEGFVVTDYTAINELVPHGYARDDKHAAEIAFNAGADMDMVGQLYTGYLAELVAEGKVSEEKIDQSVRTILEMKWRLGLFEDPYRYNDEARAAREILNADNLEAARDVARKSFVLLKNDNQTLPLKQDEIDSIALIGPLADSKFDMIGNWAAAGDRKDQPVTVLEGLKARFGRDVKINYAQGATYAYINDKATIEASQGIGVPRIEEGHRSLARDMKRAISAAKKSDVIVMVMGEEQRMSGEASSRVELTLPGNQQAVMEELKKLGKPMVLVVMSGRPNDLRWADENVDAILHAWYPGTMGGHAIADVLSGDYSPSGKLPMTFPRSVGQVPIFYNQKNTGRPFDANNPNQRQEHYKSRYDDSPNTPLYAFGHGLSYTEFHYGELTLSSETLTPDGELHVSVNVSNVGDYAGEEVIQLYTRQHVGSITRPVKELKGFQKVHFESGESKTISFTLTPEDLAFYRAGMRWGTEAGEFDLFIGTASDQVQKATFTLID; encoded by the coding sequence ATGAATAAAAAGCTTCTGCCAAGCGCCATCGCGTTGGGCATTTCCTTATCACTACCAGCAACGGCAGCAACTATGTTCCGAGATACGATAAATGTTGAGCGCACACCTGCGCCAGTATCGCAAACCCATTGGCAAGACAATAAAGCAGAGATGGACGCGTTCATTGATGGCTTAATCGCCAAGATGACGCTGAAAGAGAAGATTGGTCAACTCGATTTACAGAGTGGTTTTCGCAATGTGACGGGGCCTTTCATTAATGATGAATATGAAGCGCAGATCCGCAGCGGTCAGGTTGGGGCTATCTTCAACGCGTATGGTGCAGATTTTGGTCGTGCACTACAGAAATTAGCCGTCGAAGAGACCCGACTGGGGATTCCTTTGATTGTGGGTCATGACATTATTCATGGTCATAAAACCATCTTCCCGCAATCCATCGGTGAAGCAGCAACCTGGGATCTGGAAGCGGCTAAACTCAGTGCGCAAGTTGCCGCAAAAGAGGCAGCGGCCGATGGCATTATGTGGACATTCGCGCCGATGGCGGATTTAGTGCGTGACCCGCGTTGGGGGCGTGTGTCTGAATCGGCGGGGGAAGATGTGTTCTTATCTACCGCGATGGCAGTGGCCCGTGTGGAAGGTTTCCAAGGTGATGATCTGGCTGCGACTGATACCGTGATGGCGACCGCAAAGCACTTTGTCGGCTATGGCTTGGCGCAAGCCGGACGTGATTACCACACGACGGATGTCTCGGAGCACGAACTGTGGACAACACAAATGCCTCCGTTTAAAGCCATGGTTGATGCGGGTGTGGCCACTTTCATGACAGCTTTCAATGACTTGAATGGTGTGCCTGCGACAGGCAGTCAGTTCCTACTGACGGATGTGTTGCGTGATCAGTGGGGCTTTGAAGGCTTCGTGGTGACGGATTACACCGCGATCAATGAGTTGGTGCCGCATGGCTATGCTCGCGACGATAAACATGCCGCTGAAATCGCCTTCAATGCAGGGGCGGACATGGACATGGTCGGGCAGCTCTACACGGGGTATCTGGCAGAACTTGTTGCGGAAGGTAAAGTCAGCGAAGAAAAGATCGATCAGTCAGTTCGCACCATTTTGGAAATGAAGTGGCGTCTTGGCTTGTTTGAAGACCCTTATCGATACAATGATGAAGCGCGTGCGGCTCGCGAGATCTTGAATGCGGACAATCTCGAAGCGGCACGCGATGTTGCGCGTAAGTCATTCGTACTACTGAAAAACGATAATCAAACCCTGCCGTTAAAACAGGATGAGATTGATAGCATTGCCTTGATTGGTCCATTGGCTGATAGCAAGTTTGACATGATTGGCAACTGGGCGGCGGCGGGCGATCGTAAAGATCAACCTGTCACTGTGCTTGAAGGGTTGAAAGCGCGCTTTGGCCGTGATGTGAAAATCAACTATGCCCAAGGGGCAACGTACGCGTATATCAATGACAAGGCGACCATCGAAGCGTCGCAAGGCATTGGTGTGCCAAGGATTGAAGAAGGGCACCGTTCATTGGCCCGTGACATGAAGCGGGCGATTTCAGCGGCGAAAAAGTCCGATGTGATTGTGATGGTCATGGGTGAAGAGCAGCGCATGTCAGGCGAAGCATCGAGCCGTGTTGAACTGACTTTGCCGGGCAACCAACAAGCGGTGATGGAAGAGCTTAAGAAGCTTGGTAAGCCAATGGTATTGGTAGTGATGAGTGGTCGCCCTAACGATCTGCGTTGGGCGGATGAAAACGTCGATGCCATTTTGCACGCTTGGTATCCGGGCACCATGGGCGGTCACGCGATTGCCGATGTGCTTTCTGGTGACTACTCGCCATCGGGCAAGCTTCCGATGACCTTCCCACGCTCAGTGGGTCAGGTGCCAATTTTCTACAACCAGAAAAATACCGGTCGCCCGTTTGATGCGAATAACCCGAATCAGCGCCAAGAGCACTATAAGTCGCGTTATGATGATTCACCGAACACGCCACTGTATGCCTTTGGGCATGGGCTGAGCTACACCGAGTTCCATTATGGTGAGTTAACGCTGAGCAGCGAGACATTAACACCAGACGGCGAACTTCACGTCAGTGTCAATGTCAGCAATGTGGGCGATTACGCCGGAGAAGAAGTGATTCAGCTCTACACCCGCCAACATGTGGGGTCGATAACACGTCCAGTGAAAGAGTTGAAAGGTTTCCAGAAAGTGCACTTTGAATCGGGAGAGTCGAAGACAATTAGCTTCACCTTAACCCCAGAAGACTTAGCGTTTTACCGCGCGGGGATGCGTTGGGGAACCGAAGCAGGCGAGTTTGATCTCTTTATCGGCACCGCGTCCGATCAGGTGCAAAAAGCCACCTTCACGCTCATCGATTAA
- a CDS encoding 3'-5' exonuclease: MLHTHPADSVIVLDFETTGLSPNQGDRAIEIGAVKLQGGEVVDRFQRLMNPGFRVSSFIEGYTGITNAMLVDAEPCAVVMDAFADFIQGSNLVAHNASFDQRFLDAELAAVGRDYTGEFACSLLVSRRLTQEVSSHKLGDLVRYHHIENDGVFHRALADAEVTASLWLVHLQKLATEHGIQNPDFALMKKIAKTPKAKVAVMLASINK; the protein is encoded by the coding sequence GTGCTACACACTCATCCAGCTGACTCTGTTATTGTCCTCGACTTCGAAACCACTGGGCTTTCGCCAAACCAAGGGGATAGGGCGATCGAAATTGGTGCGGTGAAGTTGCAAGGCGGTGAGGTGGTTGATCGCTTTCAACGTTTGATGAATCCCGGGTTTCGTGTCAGCAGTTTTATTGAAGGGTATACAGGTATCACCAATGCCATGCTGGTGGATGCGGAGCCGTGCGCGGTTGTGATGGATGCATTTGCAGACTTCATTCAAGGCAGTAATTTGGTGGCGCACAATGCCTCGTTTGATCAACGTTTCCTTGATGCAGAGCTCGCGGCGGTGGGGCGTGATTATACGGGGGAGTTTGCATGTTCGCTGCTCGTTTCTCGTCGTTTGACTCAAGAAGTCTCGTCACACAAGTTGGGTGATCTGGTGCGGTATCATCATATTGAAAACGATGGCGTGTTTCACCGCGCGTTAGCTGATGCCGAAGTGACGGCCTCTTTGTGGCTCGTGCATCTGCAAAAACTGGCTACAGAGCATGGTATTCAAAATCCTGACTTCGCTTTGATGAAGAAGATAGCCAAAACCCCGAAAGCCAAAGTGGCCGTGATGTTGGCGAGCATCAACAAATAA
- a CDS encoding NYN domain-containing protein, whose product MLVDGENAHPKKYDEVLNEVSSKGSIAIKWVYANWTLPNHKGWKEIMLETGSAPKQQFHIAKDAADHALIMDAIELICTNDRINAFCIVSSDGGFAGLAHRIREKGLHVMAIGRSNTPVHFRNACHDFIYVENLAQDNSEESFNDGYEDSALDELLLKAFGQLCGDESSVYLGDLGAISLF is encoded by the coding sequence ATTCTCGTTGACGGAGAAAACGCACACCCTAAAAAGTACGATGAGGTGCTCAATGAAGTGAGCAGTAAAGGTAGCATTGCAATCAAATGGGTTTATGCCAATTGGACATTGCCGAATCATAAAGGCTGGAAAGAGATCATGTTGGAAACGGGGTCTGCTCCCAAGCAGCAGTTTCACATTGCCAAAGATGCAGCTGATCATGCACTGATTATGGATGCCATAGAGCTTATTTGCACCAACGACCGGATTAACGCCTTCTGTATAGTGAGTAGCGATGGAGGGTTTGCTGGGCTTGCTCATCGAATTCGCGAGAAAGGTTTGCATGTTATGGCTATCGGTCGCTCAAATACCCCTGTTCACTTCAGAAATGCCTGCCATGATTTTATTTATGTGGAAAACCTCGCTCAGGATAACAGTGAGGAGAGTTTCAACGACGGATATGAAGACTCGGCATTAGATGAACTGCTGCTCAAAGCTTTTGGGCAATTGTGTGGAGATGAAAGCAGTGTTTACCTTGGTGACTTAGGAGCAATTTCGCTTTTCTGA